One stretch of Croceibacterium atlanticum DNA includes these proteins:
- a CDS encoding SDR family oxidoreductase — protein sequence MTRPCVLVTGGAKRIGAAIARRFGEAGWHVALHCNTSLVEAEKLAAQLDSAEVIRCDLADNQAARRMIADLAARHGDWRVLINSASVFRPDSATGLDPATNAQAMQINALAPALMAQLFFAQARSANGRRVIQLTDQKLANPNPDFFSYTMSKHALAATVPMLAMTAAVEDRIYELAPGAILASHDQAPEDAERTHRMNPLRRRTSAQEVADAAYFLATGPMASGQRLFIDSGQHLLSQPRDVMYLTEEGDERR from the coding sequence ATGACGCGGCCCTGCGTCCTCGTTACCGGCGGGGCGAAGCGGATCGGCGCTGCCATCGCCCGCCGCTTTGGCGAAGCGGGATGGCATGTCGCCCTGCATTGCAACACTTCGCTGGTGGAGGCGGAAAAGCTTGCCGCCCAACTGGATAGCGCCGAAGTGATCCGCTGCGATCTGGCGGACAATCAGGCGGCACGGCGCATGATCGCCGATCTCGCCGCGCGACATGGCGATTGGCGGGTGCTGATCAATTCCGCATCGGTATTTCGCCCCGATTCCGCGACCGGACTGGACCCGGCAACGAATGCGCAGGCGATGCAGATCAACGCACTGGCCCCGGCTCTCATGGCCCAGCTCTTTTTCGCCCAGGCGCGCTCCGCCAATGGGCGGCGGGTAATCCAGCTGACGGACCAGAAACTGGCCAATCCCAATCCCGACTTCTTCTCCTACACGATGAGCAAGCACGCATTGGCGGCGACCGTGCCCATGCTCGCCATGACTGCGGCGGTTGAGGACAGGATATATGAACTGGCCCCCGGCGCCATCCTCGCCAGTCATGACCAGGCGCCTGAAGATGCCGAGCGCACGCACCGGATGAACCCGCTGCGCCGCCGCACTTCAGCTCAGGAGGTTGCCGATGCCGCTTATTTCCTCGCCACCGGCCCGATGGCGAGCGGCCAGCGCCTGTTCATCGA